The DNA window TCATTGAGAATCCTCTGGAGCTGCTCGGCATCCACTTCTTCATACTGAAAAGTtaattgatttgatttattaCCCTTTTATGCACATACGTGTCTGCAAAGCAGACATGAAGTCATCTGGCCAGTATTAGTAGCAAaaagttttgggtttttttattaCCTTGTCAGAGTATTGACGGAAGAAcgttttcttattttcatcctCCTGAACATTTTTTACCTTTGTGACCTGGTGATTCAACAGTTACAGTcaagaacacacaaacagcaccaGAATAAAATGCACACAATTCATTATTTGTTACACACCTTTTCAACTGGCTCATATTTCTGGTGACTAGAATTCTCACTGTGGAAAAAAGACCAATTTATATTACTTATCtccacagaaaacaataataatgtgtGATATGCagattacattttaataattattctGATATATCTTGAGACATTGAGGGTGAGCATACTAGCAAGATGTCTTTGCTTTCGAGTGGATGGTCAGGATGAAGGAGGCTGTCTCATTGGGTTTGAAGGTGGAAGGCACGATCAGGTATTCGCCGGGCTTCAGCGTGAGGAACTCGATCACCTCACGGGCGTTCATGTATTTTTCACTCCGAGCGACGGGCGGCTGGGTGCTGAAGAACGAGGCTGGAAACTTCCCGCTGTGCGCCTTGTACTGAAATTTTTCACAGAGTTATTTCAGCTCTCAGATATCGTATGAAGAAGTTGCTGGAGTGCACACAgacgtgaaaaagaaagtacaccatggtggtggagggctgatgattaGGGTTGGTTTTGCAGCACCTTGCagtcagatgtgaggccatcAGTCctgcagctaaagcttggccgaAATGAAGCCATGCAACAGAGcactgatcccaaacacagcagcaaatctacagcagaacggctgaaaaagaaagaatcgAGGTGCTGCAGTGGCTCAAAGTCCTGAGATCAACCTGAATGAAGTGCTGCAGGAACCTGAAGAGAGCTGCACATAAACAAATGGCATCAAACttaaatgaactgaagcaacgctgtaaaATTCCTCCATCGTGATCTGAGTGACCAATAAAGTCACGTAGAAATGATTCCTGAAAGTTCGTGCTGTTAAAGACGGTTTTCCAAGGTATTTAATCATACAGTGCACTTAGTtttccacacactgcttctTCATCTTTGCTTAAGTTACGCTAAATATATAATGACATGGTGTATTATATACATATgtgctgttgttcatctgaggttgtatttacacAATCTTGGaagacaatattttttttccttagaaCTGAAGGACAGTGTTCTCTCTGATTGTTAACATGAAATGGAATAAACGAGGTTCTTACCTGTTCAGTCACCTTGAAGGACATCAGAGGAAATTTGTTCATGTTgggaattaaaaaagaaaagctgcagtttaaaCATGTGCACAGTCACTGTACGAATGCATGAAGAGAACATGAAACCTGGCTCGATAACACGCACGTCTGCATGATATGACAAAGGGAAATATTTACCGAATATATAAAAAAGCCAATGTGGAGGTTCTGCACCAGACGCCTGTTCCTCTTGTCAGGCTTTTGCATGAGAGAAACCAGAATGTTTTTCTCATCATCCGTCTGCAAATTCTCAGCTACAACCTTAATTCGATACTGCGGGTTTGTCCAGAAACTGTCtggaaaacaaagaggaaaaataagctttaaataataatgtttgTCCTGGTCACCGCCACAGTAACAAGAAAGAGCTCTGCTGTCTTTAAATGATTTGTCTACACTGGAAGTGTAAAGCGGTTGTGTGTTGTGCTTCAGGATGATGGTGCCTACACTACATTTGCCTAAATTTACAATATTATGTTGGATGCTAGAATATCTGCAAAATGAATTCAATAATTGCCACCAAATTATCAGAAAACTccacctgtgtgttttttttttaaatgtacatcATTTAAAATCCTAATTTTCTAATTACCTTTGTTGTTTATGCAGCCTCCAGCAGTGGTTCCTGCAACCCATCGGCCTTCATACACACAGGTCTTCCACTGATCGGAGGATTTTCCATCAATGAAATCAGGCTGCAGGCCGCAGATGTCCACATCTGTGTAGAACTTGCAGAGGTCTTCAAAGGTCATCCTGTTAAAATCAGGTGAGTTTTCATTCTTAATTCATTTGGAGATGATAAATATGAAACAGTAAACTTATGAAATCGTGCAGAGTTAACAAAGGAACTATATTACTGCTACCACTGGGTGTAGTTTCCTACTTTTGACCACATTTTCTTACCAAAACTCTCCATCATCGGCCACTGAAAGGCACTTATGACGATCCTCAGAACTCACAGTGCTCCACATGGGCGACCTTAAAGACGGTGATACGGTAACAGAGGAAGCATCGAGTTATTCAAACAATGACTCAGTAAATACAGCTCATCTGAAAGCTGGAACTGGGAAAAAGTGTTCAGAATAAAGAGacagattttttatttcttttcatcctTCCTCTCTTAAAGACCAGAACCAGAACCGCCTGAGTTACAGTGCGGCAAATATCACTGAGTATGCTGTGACACAGCAAACGTTTCCTGCCCCAAAACCTTTTAGCTGCTGGAAATAATGTCCACATTTCTAAGAGACGAAATTTAAAGTCTTCATGAAACAGCAACAGGGTCGAGTTTTACTTACAAATCGCTCCAGTCTCCTTTCCACTCCCCTTTGCCCCAAGGATTCCACAAACGCACCAGCCTCACACATTTCCCCTGGCTCAGAAGCTGGAAGCAGACACCAGGAAAATCAGTTATTCAGTACTATGAATGTTGTATTTACCATTAAACGCTCAAAGTTTAGGTTTAAGATGTTTTTAAGTCTCTCCTAAAACTGATCTGCCCAACAAGTCGAGacatttttgttgctgttacGCTTCCCACACCACGTACTCTGGAATCATTGTTTTATTATCATACCAAATGTTATCAGAGTTGCTTCCAGCACCAATTGTAATAACCATGTAAGAATAATTTACCTCTATGACACCTGTCACAGTGTAGGCATGGCCTTGGACCAGTCCATTTGGCAAAATGGTGTTAGCAGGAGTTTCCTACAAGCACAAaacatcatcacacacacacaaaagagtaACTCCAGATATGATCAGCACATGTTTGGGAAATCACCCTCTCCAAATATAATATATTACATGATAATAATATTAGGTGATAGGGAGAGAAAATTTGATGCTTCAGATTCACATTAATGGTtaaatttaactgttttttatAAAATTCCTGCTAAAATAGGACATGTTGATGCATGATTTCTGGTGGGCGTGGCCTAAAGTTCAGTGACCACATCATCTGACTGTACTTTAaggacctctttttttttttatctgctgagGGTACCCATGATTCTTTTTGATGTTTTCTAATACCCAGTATTGATTAGGTGGCAATAAAGAAATCTGTGGGATTTGTAAGAAGACGTGATACTGACCTCCTTACTGGACCAAAATCAATGACTGGAGTGAATCCAGGTGGCCTCCCAAAAAGTGGGCGTCGCCCACTCTGtacaaaaatctgaaaatgaggCATAAAATTTTCTTTTCCTATCCCCTAACACAGTTATCATGTAATATAGTCACACTTGGAGATGGTGGTTTCCCAACCGTTCTGATTTCATGCTCTTCTTATCTTCTCATCTCATGTTAGCTTCCAGCAAAATTCAGCTTTTTAGGAAATCCTGTAATctaagtgtgcgtgtgtgtgtgtgtgtgtgtgtgtgtgtgtgtgtgtgtgtgtgtgtgcgtgtgtgtgtgcgtgtgtgcgtgtgtgtgtgcgtgcagtgtTGGTCAGTAAGTTTTACTTTGTGATTATGTCAGGAAAACAAATTGCTCTTCCCGTTTTCCCAGCAGAAAATAGTTTTTAGTTGTTTTCAGGGTGGATATTTACACTCTCTTATTTCAAATGTGAGTTTCATTTTATACCTACAGACTTTGTTACAAAGCCCCAAAGCTGCAACATCAAGTGGAGACTGACACCAGAGTTTGCAGaaactttagttttattttaaattacttcACAATGTCAGCTGAAAGTTACAGCTAACCTCAGGCCTGCCTTTATCCACACTTCAGTTGAACCTTTGGATACTTTGGTATAGTCCCATTTTGTGCTCTTTAATGTACTTTTTGCATGTACTATTTACTAATGTAGTATTtcccaaaatattaaaatgttccCCTGAGCTACTTTGAATGATTCAGGTGAAGCAGTTTATGTATGTCGGGGTTATGATTTGCCGACAGTCTGTTTCTGCAACATGATCTCAACATGACGAGGAAGCGAATCATCATCACGTCATCATTTATCTCCCTGAATAATCTACATGCAGATTCGGTTTTCTCTGCTCACCCCCTGAGCGGTCCCACAGCCCATCAGCGTGTTGGATTTGCCGGCTCTGCACATCAGCCCCCACGCGTCTGCACTGGAGTCCGACAGCTGGATGCACATGTGGACGCCACCGGTGAAGTCCATCATAGCCTCCGAAGGAGTTCCAGAGTTCATGTCGGTGTAGGAGCCACAAACCCTGAGAGACGTGGAtaacatttttcacagatcCCGTGAAAATAACTCTGATAAACTGCAGGTTTCTTTACATACTTGGCATAAGCTTTCTCCAGCAGAGCGGGCCAGAACTCATTTGGATCTTTGGAGTGGACGAAGATTAGACTGCGATTGATTGTCGGCAGCTTGTCATCGATGACGACGTCCACCCACTGCCCAAATCTCCAGAACTGCACCGTTAAATATGAAGGCATGATTGTTTTGTGAGTTTATATTATTTCATGTCGTTTGTGAAATCAGAGACAAATGCATTAATTTGACGGTTTCTTCGTATTTACCCTGAAGTGAAAAATCCCACAGTAGTCCTCTTTAAGCGTTTGTTCGAGGGGAACGACTTGCTGAAAGATGTGTTTCTGGAAAGTCAGCGCACCGATTGATGCAAGAAACCAGCagtttccttaaaaaaatacaaacaaatcaGAATCATCAGAGAAACAGGCAGGCACAAGGGCAAAAATATTATGAACGAAGAAATGGCCCCACCGAGTATTCCCTGACCAAAGTCGAATCTGGAGAAGCCGTCGACAACAAAATCAGCATTAGGAGCGATTTGCTGCAAAAGAGAAAGTCGGTTAAACTTTGCAAAGATTTGAGGAGTTAATCTATCGCAGCCACTCTCAGACTTTAGACCCagtttgaaatgtgaaaatctTCTGTAGCCCTCgagtcacagcagaaatttatcacaacagaaactgaaaaaaaaaaactgattcgttttttgtttttaatcttctAAAGATTTATTTGACTCTCCGCTGACAGCTTTTGACTAATGAtgagatattttttaaaaagttcaggATTAAAAATAGGACAGAAAAGAATAATAGttctaattttaattttttaaacctGTTGCTTTGATTCtatttaaaatgtgaatattttctgGTATTTTTAAACTACATTACAAACtcctggacaaaaaaaaatttattagaCAAATTTATTCAATTTTGAAACCTTTGTCAAAGCAtttaattctttctttctttctttctttctttctttctttatttctttcaaatGTCTTTTTATTGATTACTGGAAATATATTGACAGATACAATACAAAGCCATGTGTAGTAATCAaatttttaacagattttaacCCACAACCAAAACCCCAGACagcagacacacccacacaaaactaaactgaGGTACAATATAGATATAACATTtgctcaaagtaaaaaaacaaaaacaaaaacaaaacaaaacaaaacaaacaaaaacagatgaataaTGGCATCTAGGATAACCTTAAGATGATAAAATATATTATCCACAAATATGtataaaaggaaaataataatagtaattattaaaataaaaaaataaaagggggggggggggggggctactcAGAGACAATAGTAGTAGATTTCTCATAGACTGTCAAGAAGGGGCGCCAAACTTTATAAAATCTATTTTCATGACCTCGGAcagtgaatgttatcttttctaAGTCCATACACAACATAATATCCCTTATCCAGTGTGAATGAGAAGGGGGAGCTGGATCCTTCCACCTTAATAAGATAGCTCTCCTGGATGAAAGATGAAAATGAGAGCATTCTTTGTTTGAAACGTGGTAAATCCAGTTCTGGGGCAACTCCAAAGATGGCAGACAAGGGGTTCGGCTCAATCTTACAGAGCAAAACTTCAGATATAGTATAGTATGAAAGACTAAAGCATTTAATTCTATAACGTGTTAtgagaatgaaatgaaattattatCATTTAATTATATAAGTGCATTTTAAGGATTAAGAGGATTAGGATTAAGATGTGCAGAAATTCAAAGACggttaaattatatttaattaattgtatttaattatatattttcattttcatattttcatctatttcatttttattataaaataaagtaatttattaatatgtgtgtgtatttattgtaaattacgtgaaaatggatggatggaaatcgCCTTTAAAGTCTCGCCTGCAGTATCATTATAGCCCACCAGGGGGTGTGGTTGACACCTTGGGAAGTTGATCCAGCGCATCACTAAACTTAGAATCaaatttttttacactgaaacCACATCTGGTCACCAGTTATTTGTTCTGATTAACTAGAGCAGATTCTAATCTCACAAATATTCCCATTTAAGAGAACTCCACTGCCTCCTCTTAAtgttgaaaataaaacagtatataaATACAGAAGCTTTACAAACACTATTAAAGTGGGTTTATTGTCAAAgagaatgaaaaacattttactcAGGACCACAATGGTGCAATGTCCATCTGACGTCATTCATATTTGGTGTTACGGCTCTTGGACTTTTTATGCATATCTAAGCGCTTACACTAAAAGCATGAGACATGGAGAGACTGAGGACATGTGAGACTTCAGGGATTCCAGCTGTTATGCAGCTGTTGGACATAAGCTTTAGTCACAGCCACTAGAGGCCATTGTTAAAGTGACAGTTTCCCTTCTGCATGGATTTACTGTGGGCGACACCAGCTTAAAatcagtgggggaaaaaaaaagttttttagtAATGTTaaaatgatagaaaaaaaaatttaaactaaactaaatgaaTAGTTTGTTTGGCTGTTTAGTTTGTAAAGTCTATTTTGTTTTAGGCAACCAGTGTTTTTGTACTCTGTGAACTCTGTGAACTCAGagtaaggtttatttgtcacatgcacagttatacacagtactacgcacaatgaaatattttttgtacCCGCAGCCGATAGTAAgcagtaaaaatatataatgtgCAGTTAAATCCTCTCTGAACACTCACTGCTGGTCTTAGCCACTCCACACGTGCCAGGTCAGCGGGCTTCAGTATCCCTTGGCCGATGGAGTTTGAGTCTGGGGGGAACAAGTCATCGAGGTACCTCACCCCGTTGATCAGACAGAACTTTTTCAGACTCACGAAGTCTTGATTGAAGAACTTCTCAGGGTTGGTGGGGGTCCCGTGTCCGTTTTGCTTGTGACGAGCCGCCAAAATGTTCCGACAGGCACCAGGAGGAGGCAtggctgcagtgtttgtgtctgtttccaaGAACTTTTGCAGGTAAATTAGATAATAATAAACCAAATGGTAATAAAGAGCAATGTAAGGGCAGCAGTAACATACAATTATTCTTTAAATGCACTCCACACACCACGAGGATCATAATCAGTCTTCACATAAAAAACAGTCAACTAACTCTGTTGGTAAGGTAACTGAGGTACTGAAACTGAAACCAATAATATTTGTCATTATTGGCAATATTACATGCAAATATCACATCATTTAACATGATACAGCTATAATTGTGTCTTTGGACCATTGTAGGCTAAACAAATATTTtccagaggaggaagaaatgtTATTTCTAGCTAATTATTAAACAATTAACAATTAATTAATGAGAAGAAATATATTTACTAAAATTAAAGTGTTAAGTTTTAGAGAAATAATCAAAAATTAATGAATATTAGTTCAGTTAGATTACTCCACTGTGCAAAGTAACAGTCTAAAGCGGCACAGGTGCAGCACCCGCTCTAACTCAACGTTTGCCATCGTGGGTCGCCGAATTAAATCGAGAtgacaacaaaaatgaaattgtatataaaaaataaataaattaaaacaaggaaatgacgGAAACTGCAGGACAACTAGAAACGTAGATGAAATGTCCGtggtaataataaaaattaaaaaagactaaaactaacactgaaactaataaaaactaaagaaaatagAAACTCATTAGAACTATAATAACTCTGATTTGAGTCATTCTTCCTAAAAAGGAGGCTCTTACCTCACAGGCTCAGGAGGGAGAAATGTGCTCAGGttgagcagctctgcaggtTGAGAGCGGACCAGCTTCAGTCTTTATATAATGCACACAAACTCCAACGTCTGCCAGGTGGGTGACAGTTACTATGCTCCTTACCTCTATATGCAAATTATAATTAAACAAACTCTGCCCCTTTCCTTGGAAGTACCCTGAAACCCGTGGAGTCGGTTTAAGAGATGTTTCCATAACAGTGACATTAGTTGGTTCTTTGCTTCGTCAGCATGAATCCAAATAACcagaaagctttttcttttcgcTTTCAGAGCATGAGCAGATTTCTTCAGAGGGAATAATCCCCAATCCTGGAAAAGAGAGTTTGTTTAAACAAAGTTGGCATTCGGTGCATTTTTGGATGCTTCGAGCGTCTCTGCTTGTTAGGACTTGTAACTAAACTGCAGATTTTGTCACAAAAATCTGCCTCTAAGCTGTGtgaattttcatatttaaaatatttactcaTATAAAAAGCTGACACTCTTAAATGCTCACTGTCTGTTATCTAATGTAGGTGCACATAACTGTAAgggcagctgc is part of the Archocentrus centrarchus isolate MPI-CPG fArcCen1 chromosome 22, fArcCen1, whole genome shotgun sequence genome and encodes:
- the LOC115772597 gene encoding calpain-1 catalytic subunit-like translates to MPPPGACRNILAARHKQNGHGTPTNPEKFFNQDFVSLKKFCLINGVRYLDDLFPPDSNSIGQGILKPADLARVEWLRPAQIAPNADFVVDGFSRFDFGQGILGNCWFLASIGALTFQKHIFQQVVPLEQTLKEDYCGIFHFRFWRFGQWVDVVIDDKLPTINRSLIFVHSKDPNEFWPALLEKAYAKVCGSYTDMNSGTPSEAMMDFTGGVHMCIQLSDSSADAWGLMCRAGKSNTLMGCGTAQGETPANTILPNGLVQGHAYTVTGVIELLSQGKCVRLVRLWNPWGKGEWKGDWSDLSPMWSTVSSEDRHKCLSVADDGEFWMTFEDLCKFYTDVDICGLQPDFIDGKSSDQWKTCVYEGRWVAGTTAGGCINNKDSFWTNPQYRIKVVAENLQTDDEKNILVSLMQKPDKRNRRLVQNLHIGFFIYSVTEQYKAHSGKFPASFFSTQPPVARSEKYMNAREVIEFLTLKPGEYLIVPSTFKPNETASFILTIHSKAKTSCYENSSHQKYEPVEKVTKVKNVQEDENKKTFFRQYSDKYEEVDAEQLQRILNDNVLKGDTESGGFSLDACRSMVALMDASITGKLNSEEFVHLWNKVTKYKDIFFLTDVSKTRTLSLSELRNAVVASGLRVGDDILSLMAVRYGASSGHMSLESFISLMTRLDCMKKIFKQLSDGKSIKLKESEWMYVSMYT